GCTCAACACATTGTTGTGGGATGAAATCATTATCACCGTTAAAGCAAGTGAATCGtggaaaatctttattttgtacGTTTTGGTACTTCTCTTATAAAAACggaacatttaaaagaaaattcggTTTATGATTTTCGTTTCTGTTGCGATCTGTTTTGATGCAGCAAAGATGGCTGCCTTGACCATTAGTAGGGGTAGGTAAATATGTCAGACGAGAATGAATTGAACATGCGGGGAAATATTTGGCGATTACGTTAGAAGAGATAACTGAAAAGCTTGTGAGTCGCGTCATCAGGTTAAGAGATTATTAGTTTAGACCTCATCCTTGTTCAGAAACATTTCTTTATGGAAAAATAACTGATGAGAAACaaatgaaacgaatataaAAGAGTAGAAACTACAGCGTTAAGTGAAGAAAAAGCGTTTGGCCCTTTTTACTCGCAAGGAATATGTAGCGAAAGGTAGAAACACATAACACGCAAATTAATCTTAACTACTCTCGCCAAATGTTTGAAGTCTGAAATGTTGAAGAAGTATCTTAGAATTCTCTCTACACTTATTTACTCACAACTCTACACTTGCTTCCTTTCAAGTAACGTATACCATGTAATGACTTATTGCAGATGGGTCCGCGAGCGGGGAAGGCGAGGGCGAGGGCGAGGGTAGCGGAGACGAGAGCGTCCCAGCTGGCGGAGGAGCCCGCGCCCCGCACGCTCCTTCCTCCGCCGCCTCCGCTGCCTCTGCCGCCACGGCGGCCGTGCTGGTGAGTCTGCTTCGAGACCACCACTACCACCTCTCCCCGGTGAGTGACACTCACCGTCGTCTATCCGTCTGATATTCTAAATTCTGCCCTTGAACAGATTTTATTAACCTTCTTCATTTAAgtgacaaattaaatttagtagaATTTTGTGAGCTATTAGAAAGTTATAAGTTCAAAGCttttcatgaatattaaataggaTTTCATGAGACTTAGTTACTCCATCACGAGATAATTCAAgacttacaaaaaatatttgtgtaatgAGATCGAAGaagtaatttcatttaaatattttttgttttaaatttttaatgtaatttactatttatttcagaGTGCCGCTGGTGCCGGCAATGCTCTAGCCCAACTGCAACATTTGTTGCTTACACAGCATGGTGCTCATTCTCTACTTTTACATACGCAAGTGAGTCATTTAATGATACGTGGTGATTCTCGTATAAATATACCACTAGAAGGAAAATGATTGAATAAACAACTATAATTTTAGGAAGTCTattcttttaacaataaattaacgGCAATTCTTTATATTCAGGTGCAGCAGGCCGTTGCCCAGGCAGCAGCACAACAGCTTCAGCAACTTCAAGCCAGAGCCAACGCTGGAGCACCAACTGTTGGTGAGTAAAAGAGAAGCTATTTTCTCATGCACGCGGGAATTATTGAACACAtagagaatattattaaaattataatacacatcATATTACACTTTTGAATTATGAAGATATTCATTTTCACGATCCAGACACTCGTTCTCCGTCTCCGCGCGGCTCTCCTCCTGGCGCAGCCGCCTTCTTGACTCCGCTCACGCCAGGTCCGGGACGGGCACGCTCCCCCCATGCGCATCACGCGCACGCACATGCGCACGCGCACTCGCTGCATGCGCACTCGCCAGTTGCGCACGCTCAGTCCCAGGCAGGACACTCGCCGCTGCACGCACACGCGCACAAACCTCGCGCGCTCGACCCAGCCGACGACACAGCCGACCTGGAAGAGCTCGAACACTTCGCCAAAACATTCAAACAACGAAGAATTAAACTCGGTAATTCACAGTggaactataaaattttaatatcttttgttcattaaaatatttacatatatttgttcgATGTTAGGTTTCACTCAGGGCGATGTGGGGCTCGCCATGGGCAAATTGTACGGAAATGATTTCTCCCAGACGACAATATCGCGCTTCGAAGCGTTGAATCTTAGTTTCAAGAACATGTGCAAACTGAAGCCACTACTACAGAAGTGGTTGGAGGACGCGGACTCCTCGCTGAGCGGCAGCGGTGGCGGAGCGTCTCTAGGCGCCGGCCTGGCTGAGGCTGTGGGGAGACGCCGCAAGAAGCGCACGTCCATAGAATCAGGAGTCAGGGTAGCACTCGAGAAGGCTTTTCTCCACAACCCGAAACCGACCAGCGAGGAAATATCGGCGTTAGCCGACAGTCTCTGTATGGAGAAGGAAGTAGTACGCGTTTGGTTTTGCAATCGCAGACAGAAGGTGactataaatcaaatttaaaagaacatcaatagtttttacttatttaaaacaattataaaattttcgataTATCTTTTAGGAGAAGCGTATAAATCCACCCGCAGGCGAGGCGGGCGGAGCGTCATCTCCGGGTGGCGGTGGGTCGTTGCTGCCCCTGTCTCACCCCCTAGCACATGCTTTGCCTGCGCATGCTCACGGACACGCCCACGGACATGGTCTGCAGCACGCGCACGCACACCCCGCTGCCGCAGCGCACGCCGCCCTGCAGGCTGCGGCGCTGCAGCCGCTGGCTCTCCTCGCGCGCCCCCCACGCGACTGACCGACACATATCCTGTAAATACGCCGCTCTGTACAGACTCACGcgtgtacatataaatatttagttctcCGCGACGTTGCGCGACGAATCGTGGCCCACCTTCGACCGCGGCAAATCCTTCTGGGAGTTCGACTTCATGATTTTTAGAGATGAGACGTTAGGATATTTTGGTCTATATAAACTTGAAACTGAGACCTGAGGGTGTCTGTCGATGAAGTATATGTAAGAAACAGTTAGGAATATGATCGCTGTACGATTGAATCAAAGGAAACCTCCTGAGGTCGGCCTCCTGGAAGCCTCGTCGGAGCCATGACCTGAGCGCAACGCGACTAGCTCGTAAGGGGAT
The genomic region above belongs to Danaus plexippus chromosome 4, MEX_DaPlex, whole genome shotgun sequence and contains:
- the LOC116768503 gene encoding silk gland factor 3-like isoform X5, translated to MPALALRDQPQPLDCSMRLREPPAWPPPRARTHVSGRGDVSGFFNTQMMLDLNESGDLIKSPSPPPSHDGSASGEGEGEGEGSGDESVPAGGGARAPHAPSSAASAASAATAAVLVSLLRDHHYHLSPSAAGAGNALAQLQHLLLTQHGAHSLLLHTQVQQAVAQAAAQQLQQLQARANAGAPTVDTRSPSPRGSPPGAAAFLTPLTPGPGRARSPHAHHAHAHAHAHSLHAHSPVAHAQSQAGHSPLHAHAHKPRALDPADDTADLEELEHFAKTFKQRRIKLGFTQGDVGLAMGKLYGNDFSQTTISRFEALNLSFKNMCKLKPLLQKWLEDADSSLSGSGGGASLGAGLAEAVGRRRKKRTSIESGVRVALEKAFLHNPKPTSEEISALADSLCMEKEVVRVWFCNRRQKEKRINPPAGEAGGASSPGGGGSLLPLSHPLAHALPAHAHGHAHGHGLQHAHAHPAAAAHAALQAAALQPLALLARPPRD
- the LOC116768503 gene encoding silk gland factor 3-like isoform X9 — translated: MVLSACVRATARTYCTSYQESGDLIKSPSPPPSHDGSASGEGEGEGEGSGDESVPAGGGARAPHAPSSAASAASAATAAVLVSLLRDHHYHLSPSAAGAGNALAQLQHLLLTQHGAHSLLLHTQVQQAVAQAAAQQLQQLQARANAGAPTVDTRSPSPRGSPPGAAAFLTPLTPGPGRARSPHAHHAHAHAHAHSLHAHSPVAHAQSQAGHSPLHAHAHKPRALDPADDTADLEELEHFAKTFKQRRIKLGFTQGDVGLAMGKLYGNDFSQTTISRFEALNLSFKNMCKLKPLLQKWLEDADSSLSGSGGGASLGAGLAEAVGRRRKKRTSIESGVRVALEKAFLHNPKPTSEEISALADSLCMEKEVVRVWFCNRRQKEKRINPPAGEAGGASSPGGGGSLLPLSHPLAHALPAHAHGHAHGHGLQHAHAHPAAAAHAALQAAALQPLALLARPPRD
- the LOC116768503 gene encoding silk gland factor 3-like isoform X8, coding for MSGRGDVSGFFNTQMMLDLNESGDLIKSPSPPPSHDGSASGEGEGEGEGSGDESVPAGGGARAPHAPSSAASAASAATAAVLVSLLRDHHYHLSPSAAGAGNALAQLQHLLLTQHGAHSLLLHTQVQQAVAQAAAQQLQQLQARANAGAPTVDTRSPSPRGSPPGAAAFLTPLTPGPGRARSPHAHHAHAHAHAHSLHAHSPVAHAQSQAGHSPLHAHAHKPRALDPADDTADLEELEHFAKTFKQRRIKLGFTQGDVGLAMGKLYGNDFSQTTISRFEALNLSFKNMCKLKPLLQKWLEDADSSLSGSGGGASLGAGLAEAVGRRRKKRTSIESGVRVALEKAFLHNPKPTSEEISALADSLCMEKEVVRVWFCNRRQKEKRINPPAGEAGGASSPGGGGSLLPLSHPLAHALPAHAHGHAHGHGLQHAHAHPAAAAHAALQAAALQPLALLARPPRD
- the LOC116768503 gene encoding silk gland factor 3-like isoform X7, which translates into the protein MSGRGDVSGFFNTQMMLDLNEESGDLIKSPSPPPSHDGSASGEGEGEGEGSGDESVPAGGGARAPHAPSSAASAASAATAAVLVSLLRDHHYHLSPSAAGAGNALAQLQHLLLTQHGAHSLLLHTQVQQAVAQAAAQQLQQLQARANAGAPTVDTRSPSPRGSPPGAAAFLTPLTPGPGRARSPHAHHAHAHAHAHSLHAHSPVAHAQSQAGHSPLHAHAHKPRALDPADDTADLEELEHFAKTFKQRRIKLGFTQGDVGLAMGKLYGNDFSQTTISRFEALNLSFKNMCKLKPLLQKWLEDADSSLSGSGGGASLGAGLAEAVGRRRKKRTSIESGVRVALEKAFLHNPKPTSEEISALADSLCMEKEVVRVWFCNRRQKEKRINPPAGEAGGASSPGGGGSLLPLSHPLAHALPAHAHGHAHGHGLQHAHAHPAAAAHAALQAAALQPLALLARPPRD
- the LOC116768503 gene encoding silk gland factor 3-like isoform X3; the protein is MPALALRDQPQPLDCSMRLREPPAWPPPRARTHVSGRGDVSGFFNTQMMLDLNEESGDLIKSPSPPPSHDGSASGEGEGEGEGSGDESVPAGGGARAPHAPSSAASAASAATAAVLVSLLRDHHYHLSPSAAGAGNALAQLQHLLLTQHGAHSLLLHTQVQQAVAQAAAQQLQQLQARANAGAPTVDTRSPSPRGSPPGAAAFLTPLTPGPGRARSPHAHHAHAHAHAHSLHAHSPVAHAQSQAGHSPLHAHAHKPRALDPADDTADLEELEHFAKTFKQRRIKLGFTQGDVGLAMGKLYGNDFSQTTISRFEALNLSFKNMCKLKPLLQKWLEDADSSLSGSGGGASLGAGLAEAVGRRRKKRTSIESGVRVALEKAFLHNPKPTSEEISALADSLCMEKEVVRVWFCNRRQKEKRINPPAGEAGGASSPGGGGSLLPLSHPLAHALPAHAHGHAHGHGLQHAHAHPAAAAHAALQAAALQPLALLARPPRD
- the LOC116768503 gene encoding POU domain, class 2, transcription factor 3-like isoform X1; this translates as MDLSQRRGQSRSWLQYPASRLQRLLRSAWPLVTTHVDRLPPPTHTVSGRGDVSGFFNTQMMLDLNEESGDLIKSPSPPPSHDGSASGEGEGEGEGSGDESVPAGGGARAPHAPSSAASAASAATAAVLVSLLRDHHYHLSPSAAGAGNALAQLQHLLLTQHGAHSLLLHTQVQQAVAQAAAQQLQQLQARANAGAPTVDTRSPSPRGSPPGAAAFLTPLTPGPGRARSPHAHHAHAHAHAHSLHAHSPVAHAQSQAGHSPLHAHAHKPRALDPADDTADLEELEHFAKTFKQRRIKLGFTQGDVGLAMGKLYGNDFSQTTISRFEALNLSFKNMCKLKPLLQKWLEDADSSLSGSGGGASLGAGLAEAVGRRRKKRTSIESGVRVALEKAFLHNPKPTSEEISALADSLCMEKEVVRVWFCNRRQKEKRINPPAGEAGGASSPGGGGSLLPLSHPLAHALPAHAHGHAHGHGLQHAHAHPAAAAHAALQAAALQPLALLARPPRD
- the LOC116768503 gene encoding silk gland factor 3-like isoform X4; its protein translation is MDLSQRRGQSRSWLQYPASRLQRLLRSAWPLVTTHVDRLPPPTHTVSGRGDVSGFFNTQMMLDLNEESGDLIKSPSPPPSHDGSASGEGEGEGEGSGDESVPAGGGARAPHAPSSAASAASAATAAVLSAAGAGNALAQLQHLLLTQHGAHSLLLHTQVQQAVAQAAAQQLQQLQARANAGAPTVDTRSPSPRGSPPGAAAFLTPLTPGPGRARSPHAHHAHAHAHAHSLHAHSPVAHAQSQAGHSPLHAHAHKPRALDPADDTADLEELEHFAKTFKQRRIKLGFTQGDVGLAMGKLYGNDFSQTTISRFEALNLSFKNMCKLKPLLQKWLEDADSSLSGSGGGASLGAGLAEAVGRRRKKRTSIESGVRVALEKAFLHNPKPTSEEISALADSLCMEKEVVRVWFCNRRQKEKRINPPAGEAGGASSPGGGGSLLPLSHPLAHALPAHAHGHAHGHGLQHAHAHPAAAAHAALQAAALQPLALLARPPRD
- the LOC116768503 gene encoding silk gland factor 3-like isoform X6 encodes the protein MPALALRDQPQPLDCSMRLREPPAWPPPRARTHEESGDLIKSPSPPPSHDGSASGEGEGEGEGSGDESVPAGGGARAPHAPSSAASAASAATAAVLVSLLRDHHYHLSPSAAGAGNALAQLQHLLLTQHGAHSLLLHTQVQQAVAQAAAQQLQQLQARANAGAPTVDTRSPSPRGSPPGAAAFLTPLTPGPGRARSPHAHHAHAHAHAHSLHAHSPVAHAQSQAGHSPLHAHAHKPRALDPADDTADLEELEHFAKTFKQRRIKLGFTQGDVGLAMGKLYGNDFSQTTISRFEALNLSFKNMCKLKPLLQKWLEDADSSLSGSGGGASLGAGLAEAVGRRRKKRTSIESGVRVALEKAFLHNPKPTSEEISALADSLCMEKEVVRVWFCNRRQKEKRINPPAGEAGGASSPGGGGSLLPLSHPLAHALPAHAHGHAHGHGLQHAHAHPAAAAHAALQAAALQPLALLARPPRD
- the LOC116768503 gene encoding POU domain, class 2, transcription factor 3-like isoform X2, translated to MDLSQRRGQSRSWLQYPASRLQRLLRSAWPLVTTHVDRLPPPTHTVSGRGDVSGFFNTQMMLDLNESGDLIKSPSPPPSHDGSASGEGEGEGEGSGDESVPAGGGARAPHAPSSAASAASAATAAVLVSLLRDHHYHLSPSAAGAGNALAQLQHLLLTQHGAHSLLLHTQVQQAVAQAAAQQLQQLQARANAGAPTVDTRSPSPRGSPPGAAAFLTPLTPGPGRARSPHAHHAHAHAHAHSLHAHSPVAHAQSQAGHSPLHAHAHKPRALDPADDTADLEELEHFAKTFKQRRIKLGFTQGDVGLAMGKLYGNDFSQTTISRFEALNLSFKNMCKLKPLLQKWLEDADSSLSGSGGGASLGAGLAEAVGRRRKKRTSIESGVRVALEKAFLHNPKPTSEEISALADSLCMEKEVVRVWFCNRRQKEKRINPPAGEAGGASSPGGGGSLLPLSHPLAHALPAHAHGHAHGHGLQHAHAHPAAAAHAALQAAALQPLALLARPPRD